One Castanea sativa cultivar Marrone di Chiusa Pesio chromosome 4, ASM4071231v1 DNA window includes the following coding sequences:
- the LOC142632854 gene encoding RNA polymerase II C-terminal domain phosphatase-like 4 yields the protein MKIISERGFPQDDYGDYDDTLEENTEETCEHLCVYRGKCVSCERLAFKNVHQDQSLIHSTEQEKYLRTPQELLQHNLRDSLFRLSPPWEKMMLKLRPSVHTFLKEASAMFEIYLCTTGTRSYALKVTEFLDPENVYFKYSRIIAREDLFETDEKSLDIVLREQRMVLALDDTKSVRRKNEVNLILVKKYHYFDSDDDLSHVSLSALETDEDETTGTLPAVLEELFFNPKFEAGLSHRNVGFIFTRRSVL from the exons ATGAAGATAATTTCCGAGAGGGGTTTTCCACAAGATGACTATGGCGACTATGATGATACACTTGAAGAAAATACTGAGGAGACTTGTGAACATCTATGTGTTTATAGAGGAAAGTGTGTGAGCTGTGAAAGGCTAGCATTCAAGAACGTTCATCAGG ATCAATCTCTGATTCATTCAACGGAACAAGAAAAATATCTGAGAACCCCTCAAGAACTCTTGCAACATAACTTAAGGGATAGCCTATTCCGTCTGAGTCCACCTTGGGAAAAGATGATGCTCAAGTTGAGACCTTCAGTTCATACTTTTCTGAAAGAAGCGAGTGCCATGTTTGAGATTTATTTGTGTACAACCGGTACACGAAGTTATGCGTTGAAAGTGACTGAGTTTCTTGACCCTGAAAATGTTTACTTCAAGTACTCAAGAATCATTGCACGTGAAGATTTATTTGAAACAGATGAAAAGAGTCTTGATATTGTGCTAAGGGAGCAACGCATGGTTCTTGCTCTTGATGATACCAAGAGCGTGCGGAGAAAGAATGAAGTAAACTTGATTCTTGTTAAGAAGTATCATTACTTTGATTCAGATGATGACTTGAGTCATGTATCTCTTTCTGCATTGGAAACTGATGAAGATGAGACTACTGGCACCCTCCCCGCTGTTCTCGAAGAACtgtttttcaacccaaaatttGAAGCTGGTTTAAGTCATAGAAATGTTGGATTCATATTTACTCGCCGTAGCGTTCTCTGA